A window of the Sporichthyaceae bacterium genome harbors these coding sequences:
- a CDS encoding aspartate kinase, translating into MPAEGRRSLVVQKYGGSSVADAESVKRVAKRIVETKQAGNDVVVVVSAMGDTTDELIELAEQVSPIPPARELDMLLTAGERISMAVLAMAIANLGHEARSFTGSQAGVITDSAHGKARIIDVTPGRITQALDDGAIAIVAGFQGVSQDTKDITTLGRGGSDTTAVALAAAMNATVCEIYTDVDGVFSADPRIVPTARKLPSVTYEEMMEMAACGAKVLHLRCVEYARRFGLPIHVRSSFSQREGTWVLESYEGDEMEQPIISGVAHDRSEAKVTVVGVPDKPGQAAAIFSAVAGAGINIDMIVQNVSGAATGRTDISFTAPRSDGAAALEALRKIQELSGFESLRFDDQIGKISLIGAGMRSHPGVSAKFFGCLSDAGVNIEMISTSEIRISVVVREDDVNTAVRAVHKAFDLDTDDGQAVVYGGTGR; encoded by the coding sequence ATGCCCGCCGAAGGCCGTCGCAGCCTGGTCGTGCAGAAGTACGGCGGGTCCTCCGTAGCCGACGCCGAGTCGGTCAAACGGGTCGCGAAACGCATCGTCGAGACCAAGCAGGCGGGCAACGACGTCGTCGTCGTGGTCTCCGCGATGGGCGACACCACCGACGAGCTGATCGAGCTGGCCGAGCAGGTGAGCCCGATCCCGCCGGCCCGTGAGCTCGATATGCTGCTCACCGCCGGTGAGCGGATCTCGATGGCGGTCCTCGCGATGGCGATCGCGAACCTGGGCCACGAGGCCCGGTCGTTCACCGGCAGCCAGGCCGGCGTGATCACCGATTCCGCGCACGGCAAGGCGCGGATCATCGACGTGACCCCGGGCCGCATCACCCAGGCGCTCGACGACGGCGCGATCGCGATCGTGGCCGGCTTCCAGGGCGTCTCCCAGGACACCAAGGACATCACCACCCTCGGACGTGGCGGCTCGGACACCACCGCCGTGGCCCTGGCGGCGGCGATGAACGCCACCGTCTGCGAGATCTACACCGACGTGGACGGGGTCTTCTCCGCCGATCCGCGGATCGTCCCCACGGCGCGCAAGCTGCCCAGCGTCACCTACGAGGAGATGATGGAGATGGCCGCGTGCGGCGCCAAGGTGCTGCACCTGCGGTGCGTGGAGTACGCCCGACGGTTCGGTCTGCCGATCCACGTCCGCTCCTCGTTCAGCCAACGCGAGGGCACCTGGGTACTGGAGTCCTACGAAGGGGACGAAATGGAGCAGCCGATCATCTCCGGGGTCGCGCACGACCGCAGCGAGGCCAAGGTGACCGTGGTTGGCGTGCCCGACAAGCCCGGCCAGGCCGCCGCCATCTTCTCCGCGGTCGCCGGCGCAGGCATCAACATCGACATGATCGTGCAGAACGTCTCGGGCGCGGCGACCGGCCGCACCGACATCTCGTTCACCGCCCCGCGCAGCGACGGTGCCGCCGCGCTGGAGGCGTTGCGCAAGATCCAGGAGCTCAGCGGGTTCGAGTCGCTCCGTTTCGACGACCAGATCGGGAAGATCTCCTTGATCGGCGCCGGGATGCGCTCCCACCCGGGTGTCTCGGCGAAGTTCTTCGGCTGCCTGTCCGACGCCGGGGTCAACATCGAGATGATCTCGACCTCGGAGATCCGCATCTCCGTGGTCGTGCGTGAGGACGACGTCAACACCGCGGTTCGCGCGGTCCACAAGGCGTTCGACCTCGACACCGACGACGGCCAGGCCGTCGTCTACGGAGGTACCGGCAGATGA
- a CDS encoding alpha/beta hydrolase has protein sequence MAVHRHDTAPTEFIGANGIRFAYRRFGAEDGVPMLFTQHFMGNLDDHDSALTDAFAADREVVLFNNAGVASSTGTTPDTIEQTARDTAAFIDALGLHTVDVLGHSMGGLVAQQLAFDRPELVRRLVLVGTAPRGGVGVGELPPETRALFFKQYEHQEEMWLPILFSPSEASQAAGRAYLARMMARQDRDAAVSMETVQAQAEAIAAYGAQKDETYAHLKGLHQPTLVVNGNDDKIIPTINSYLLQQHAPNAQLILYPDANHGAHHQYPGLFVHHTKLFLDA, from the coding sequence ATGGCAGTCCACAGACACGACACAGCACCTACCGAGTTCATCGGGGCGAACGGAATTCGATTCGCCTACCGGCGCTTCGGGGCCGAGGACGGCGTGCCCATGCTGTTCACCCAGCACTTCATGGGCAACCTCGATGACCATGACTCGGCGTTGACCGACGCCTTCGCGGCGGACCGCGAGGTCGTCCTCTTCAACAACGCGGGGGTCGCGTCGTCCACGGGCACCACCCCGGACACGATCGAGCAAACCGCGCGGGACACCGCGGCATTCATAGACGCGTTGGGTCTCCACACGGTCGACGTGCTCGGGCATTCGATGGGTGGACTCGTCGCTCAGCAACTGGCCTTCGACCGCCCGGAACTGGTGCGTCGGCTCGTCCTGGTGGGCACCGCGCCGCGGGGTGGCGTGGGCGTCGGCGAACTGCCGCCGGAAACGAGAGCCCTCTTCTTCAAGCAATACGAGCACCAGGAGGAGATGTGGCTGCCGATCCTGTTCTCCCCGTCCGAGGCCAGCCAGGCCGCCGGCCGCGCCTACCTGGCGCGGATGATGGCCCGACAGGACCGCGACGCGGCCGTCTCGATGGAGACGGTGCAGGCGCAAGCCGAGGCCATCGCCGCGTACGGCGCGCAGAAGGACGAGACCTACGCCCACCTGAAGGGGCTGCATCAGCCGACGCTGGTCGTCAACGGGAACGACGACAAGATCATCCCCACGATCAACTCCTACCTGCTGCAGCAGCACGCCCCGAACGCGCAGCTGATCCTTTACCCCGACGCCAACCACGGTGCGCATCACCAATATCCGGGCCTGTTCGTTCACCACACCAAGTTGTTCCTCGACGCGTAG
- the recR gene encoding recombination mediator RecR, producing MFDGVIADLIDELGRLPGIGPKSAQRIAFHLLAADPVEVRRLTAAITSLKEKVRFCDLCGNVTEDSRCRICRDPRRDPAVLCVVEEAKDVVAIERTREFRGRYHVLGGAISPIDGIGPDDLRVRELLTRLADGEVTELILATDPNLEGEATATYLARLVKPMGLRVTRPASGLPVGGDLEYADEITLGRAFEGRRLLDV from the coding sequence GTGTTCGACGGAGTCATCGCCGACCTGATCGATGAGCTGGGTCGGCTACCGGGGATCGGTCCCAAGAGTGCTCAGCGGATCGCGTTCCACCTGCTCGCGGCCGATCCGGTCGAGGTCCGGCGGCTGACCGCGGCCATCACCTCGCTGAAGGAGAAGGTTCGCTTCTGCGACCTGTGCGGCAACGTCACCGAGGACAGCCGGTGCCGGATCTGCCGCGACCCACGTCGCGACCCGGCCGTGCTGTGCGTGGTCGAGGAGGCCAAGGACGTGGTCGCGATCGAGCGGACGCGCGAGTTCCGCGGCCGCTACCACGTGCTGGGCGGGGCGATCAGCCCGATCGACGGGATCGGGCCGGACGACCTGCGGGTCCGCGAGCTGCTGACCCGATTGGCCGATGGTGAGGTCACCGAGCTGATCCTGGCGACCGACCCGAATCTGGAGGGCGAGGCCACCGCCACCTACCTGGCGCGGCTGGTCAAACCGATGGGCCTGCGGGTGACCCGGCCGGCCAGCGGGCTGCCGGTCGGCGGCGACCTCGAGTACGCCGACGAGATCACCCTGGGCAGAGCGTTCGAGGGCCGCCGATTGTTGGACGTCTGA
- a CDS encoding LLM class flavin-dependent oxidoreductase: protein MKVSMFHLMPHRELPEDFTDRYKSVWVTPPWHELADAERVGQFYNWTIDELIHGAEMGFDGICVNEHHQNAYGFMPNPNIMGSILARATNQLDVAIVQMGSTLPSTQPAIRIAEEYAMLDCISGGRLVAGMPAGTSMDANQCMGIPPIEQRDRYYEAHDLILKAWQSKETFAWNGRYLQLPSVNIWPRPIQTPYPPVWIPGLGSLSTWKFAAKHNHNYCMLSFFGSQIGKRVMDGFWEFADREGLDRNPYRAGFAQLVCVADTDAAAEKLFSKHIRYFFDKCMHVPMPWWGLPGHQDYASLANGIRTGAALKTAEVLANFKNYSYKDFVDKDIVIAGSPATVRDKLAGAIEDLRVGNLMILQHIGSMPHELTKDSISLFCADVLPKLRDIWDGEGWVNHWWPEKLRSQRIV, encoded by the coding sequence ATGAAGGTCTCGATGTTCCACCTGATGCCCCACCGGGAACTGCCCGAGGATTTCACCGATCGGTACAAGTCGGTGTGGGTGACCCCGCCGTGGCACGAGTTGGCCGACGCGGAGCGGGTCGGACAGTTCTACAACTGGACGATCGACGAGCTGATCCACGGTGCCGAGATGGGCTTCGACGGGATCTGCGTCAACGAGCACCACCAGAACGCGTACGGGTTCATGCCGAACCCGAACATCATGGGCTCGATCCTCGCGCGGGCGACCAATCAGCTCGACGTCGCGATCGTGCAGATGGGTTCGACGCTGCCGAGCACGCAGCCGGCGATCCGCATCGCCGAGGAGTACGCGATGCTCGACTGCATCTCCGGTGGCCGGCTGGTGGCCGGCATGCCGGCGGGTACGTCGATGGACGCCAACCAGTGCATGGGCATCCCGCCGATCGAGCAGCGCGACCGCTACTACGAGGCTCACGACCTGATCCTGAAGGCCTGGCAGTCGAAGGAGACCTTCGCCTGGAACGGCCGCTACCTGCAGCTGCCCTCGGTCAACATCTGGCCCCGGCCGATCCAGACCCCGTACCCGCCGGTGTGGATCCCCGGCCTGGGTTCGCTGTCCACCTGGAAGTTCGCGGCCAAGCACAACCACAACTACTGCATGCTCAGCTTCTTCGGCAGCCAGATCGGCAAGCGGGTCATGGACGGCTTCTGGGAGTTCGCCGACCGCGAGGGCCTCGACCGCAATCCCTACCGGGCCGGGTTCGCCCAGCTCGTGTGCGTCGCGGACACCGACGCGGCGGCCGAGAAGCTGTTCAGCAAGCACATCCGCTACTTCTTCGACAAGTGCATGCACGTGCCGATGCCGTGGTGGGGCCTGCCCGGCCACCAGGACTACGCCAGCCTGGCCAACGGGATCCGCACCGGCGCGGCGCTGAAGACAGCAGAGGTACTGGCGAACTTCAAGAACTACTCGTACAAGGATTTCGTCGACAAGGACATCGTGATCGCGGGTAGCCCGGCGACAGTGCGGGACAAGCTGGCCGGTGCGATCGAGGACCTGCGCGTCGGCAACCTGATGATCCTTCAGCACATTGGCTCGATGCCGCACGAGCTGACCAAGGACTCCATCTCGCTGTTCTGCGCCGACGTGCTGCCCAAGCTGCGCGACATCTGGGACGGCGAGGGCTGGGTCAATCACTGGTGGCCCGAGAAACTGCGCAGCCAGCGGATCGTCTGA
- a CDS encoding glucose 1-dehydrogenase, which yields MDKPVVLITGGLSGIGRATAIAFAKKGANVVVSGRRDDAGKELAEELRSFGTEAEFINADVRKEDDVRALVDQTVARFGRLDVAVNNAGTEGQVGPILDQTAETYAATFDTNVLGVLLSMKHQVRVMQPQGSGSIVNISSTYGHEGAAGASVYVGSKHAVEGITKSVALETAKSGIRVNAVAPGPTDTAMLTRFTGTPENKAALAAQVPMERLGLSAEVAEAIVFIASDEASYITGHVLNVDGGHTAN from the coding sequence ATGGACAAGCCCGTGGTACTCATCACCGGGGGGCTCAGCGGCATCGGCCGTGCCACCGCGATCGCCTTCGCCAAGAAGGGCGCGAACGTGGTGGTTTCCGGTCGGCGTGATGACGCCGGCAAGGAGCTCGCCGAGGAGCTGCGGTCGTTCGGCACGGAAGCGGAGTTCATCAACGCCGACGTCCGCAAGGAGGATGACGTCCGCGCTCTGGTCGATCAGACCGTCGCACGGTTTGGCCGACTCGATGTCGCGGTGAACAACGCCGGCACCGAGGGCCAGGTTGGCCCGATTCTGGATCAGACCGCGGAGACCTATGCCGCGACCTTCGACACCAACGTGCTGGGCGTCCTCCTGAGCATGAAGCACCAGGTGCGCGTGATGCAGCCACAGGGCAGCGGCAGCATCGTCAACATCTCCTCCACCTACGGGCACGAAGGAGCGGCGGGGGCCTCGGTCTACGTCGGCAGCAAGCACGCGGTCGAAGGCATCACCAAGTCTGTGGCGCTGGAGACAGCGAAGTCGGGGATCCGGGTGAACGCGGTGGCACCTGGTCCGACGGACACCGCCATGTTGACCCGCTTCACGGGCACCCCGGAGAACAAGGCTGCTCTGGCAGCGCAGGTTCCGATGGAGCGCCTGGGCCTCTCGGCGGAGGTTGCCGAGGCGATCGTGTTCATCGCGTCGGACGAAGCCTCTTACATCACCGGCCACGTCCTCAACGTCGACGGCGGCCACACCGCCAACTGA
- a CDS encoding SGNH/GDSL hydrolase family protein translates to MYEQGWSARTRRVAGRATSVAAIALALSSCGSGGSGDATLNAAVPAAPVVTPAATETPSATPAATETATETPPHAAAEAPAPTHPTEASAPKPTPTPKPSYPPGGNIVAFGDSVPAGVHCSCTNFVDYYANLVTEKVQKKYTTDNFAVSGSRSGDVVNLLAQAKVQSALKTATTVLIMTGANDYNDAFDQASLGADFSKLYPNVATAVQDNVTTAVQKIQALNAAAHVVVLDYWASMEDGAVASKDYDKTAMTASLACTASTNAALALAAKATNATYVSTLTAFKGSKGTKDDTDLLASDGDHPDAAGHALIARTIAAVFPKG, encoded by the coding sequence GTGTACGAGCAAGGCTGGAGCGCCCGGACCCGACGGGTGGCAGGGCGTGCCACGAGCGTGGCTGCGATCGCGCTGGCGTTGAGTTCCTGCGGCTCCGGCGGCAGCGGTGATGCGACGCTGAACGCGGCCGTCCCCGCCGCGCCCGTGGTCACCCCGGCGGCGACCGAAACCCCTTCGGCGACGCCGGCGGCGACCGAAACAGCCACCGAGACTCCGCCGCACGCCGCTGCCGAAGCCCCCGCACCGACGCACCCGACCGAGGCATCGGCGCCGAAGCCGACCCCGACGCCCAAGCCGTCGTACCCGCCGGGCGGCAACATCGTCGCGTTCGGCGACTCGGTGCCGGCGGGCGTCCACTGCTCGTGCACGAACTTCGTCGACTACTACGCGAACCTGGTCACCGAGAAGGTGCAGAAGAAGTACACGACCGACAACTTCGCAGTGAGCGGTTCGCGCAGCGGCGACGTGGTCAACCTGCTGGCCCAGGCCAAGGTGCAGAGCGCTCTGAAGACCGCGACCACCGTGCTGATCATGACCGGCGCCAACGACTACAACGACGCGTTCGACCAGGCCAGCCTGGGGGCCGACTTCTCGAAGCTGTACCCGAACGTGGCGACCGCCGTGCAGGACAACGTCACCACCGCGGTGCAGAAGATCCAGGCACTCAACGCGGCCGCGCACGTCGTGGTGCTGGACTACTGGGCCTCGATGGAGGACGGCGCGGTCGCCTCGAAGGACTACGACAAGACCGCGATGACCGCCTCGCTGGCCTGTACCGCCTCGACCAACGCGGCCCTGGCCCTGGCAGCGAAGGCCACCAACGCGACCTACGTCTCGACCTTGACAGCCTTCAAGGGGTCCAAGGGTACGAAGGACGACACCGACCTGCTGGCCTCCGACGGCGACCACCCGGACGCCGCCGGCCACGCCCTGATCGCCCGCACCATCGCCGCGGTGTTCCCGAAGGGCTGA
- a CDS encoding YbaB/EbfC family nucleoid-associated protein codes for MTAGMPDMAALLAQAAQMQEAILSARDQLANTHVHGTAGGGLVTATVTAIGELVGLQIDPRAVDPADTETLADLVVAAVRDANAAAARLEAQAMGPFTTGTDFGAGIMADLGFDPESLGLGGTGHLPSGH; via the coding sequence GTGACAGCTGGAATGCCCGACATGGCGGCGCTGCTCGCCCAGGCCGCCCAGATGCAGGAGGCGATCCTCTCCGCCCGCGACCAGCTGGCCAACACCCACGTCCACGGCACCGCCGGCGGCGGGCTGGTGACCGCCACCGTGACCGCGATCGGTGAGCTGGTCGGCCTGCAGATCGACCCGAGGGCGGTCGACCCGGCCGACACCGAGACACTGGCCGACCTGGTCGTGGCCGCTGTGCGCGACGCGAACGCCGCGGCCGCCCGCCTCGAGGCCCAGGCCATGGGCCCGTTCACGACCGGGACCGACTTCGGCGCCGGGATCATGGCCGATCTCGGGTTCGATCCGGAATCGTTGGGGCTCGGCGGCACCGGCCACCTGCCGTCCGGGCACTGA
- a CDS encoding DUF5063 domain-containing protein, with the protein MSVEPDGFEIQIAYQIKGFLTVLREVARSDNAGEAVSRLLVEVSQLLLAGGRLGALTDIVPSERFETDTGADPDLDDLRSALAVLLDPIDEYAEVFDPYEPRPELMICRISDDLSGVASALLHGLAHWEAGREDEALWWWQFSYISSWGSQAATTLRALQSVLAHDRLDAEAKSTSAVSAGG; encoded by the coding sequence ATGTCGGTCGAGCCGGACGGGTTCGAGATCCAGATCGCCTACCAGATCAAGGGTTTCCTGACCGTGCTGCGCGAGGTGGCACGTTCGGACAACGCGGGTGAGGCGGTGTCGCGCCTGCTGGTCGAGGTCTCGCAGCTGCTGCTGGCCGGCGGCCGGCTCGGCGCGCTGACCGACATCGTGCCCAGTGAGCGTTTCGAGACCGACACCGGCGCCGACCCGGACCTCGACGACCTGCGCTCGGCGCTGGCCGTGCTGCTCGACCCGATCGACGAGTACGCCGAGGTCTTCGACCCGTACGAGCCGCGGCCGGAGCTGATGATCTGCCGTATCTCCGACGACTTGTCCGGCGTGGCCTCCGCGCTGCTGCACGGCCTGGCGCACTGGGAGGCCGGGCGCGAGGACGAGGCGCTGTGGTGGTGGCAGTTCTCCTACATCAGTTCGTGGGGCAGCCAGGCCGCCACGACCCTGCGCGCGCTGCAGAGCGTCCTGGCCCACGACCGCCTGGACGCCGAGGCGAAGTCGACCTCGGCGGTCTCCGCCGGGGGCTGA
- a CDS encoding alpha/beta hydrolase: MPHRDVVDVEVWGSQVRTQVLVGGDGPPLLYLHAILGLAWDPFLDSLAEHHTVYAPYLPGTAPGDPDSHKAIEDLADLTLVYDEIAEALGIGSAPVVGHSFGGMLATELAATFPSRVSKLVTICPIGLWTEGRVWSNPYLLELPELAAKCFADPTGPVAAAALAMPTDPEAAAEAMIAIHWAMGVTGKYWWPIPDRGLSKRIHRVTAPTLVIWGEQDALVDPAYAADFQRLIRDCRVEMLSAAAHVPQLERLDAVAPLVAEFLG; the protein is encoded by the coding sequence ATGCCGCACCGGGATGTCGTTGACGTCGAGGTCTGGGGCAGCCAGGTCCGCACGCAGGTGCTGGTCGGCGGCGACGGCCCGCCGCTGCTGTACCTGCACGCGATCCTGGGGTTGGCCTGGGATCCGTTCCTGGACTCGCTGGCGGAGCACCACACGGTCTACGCCCCGTACCTGCCCGGAACCGCGCCCGGCGACCCGGACAGCCACAAGGCGATCGAGGACCTCGCGGATCTGACGCTGGTCTACGACGAGATCGCCGAAGCCCTCGGCATCGGATCGGCGCCGGTGGTCGGGCACTCCTTCGGCGGCATGCTGGCCACCGAACTGGCCGCGACGTTCCCCAGCCGGGTCAGCAAGCTCGTGACGATCTGCCCGATCGGCTTGTGGACCGAGGGCCGGGTCTGGTCCAACCCGTACCTGCTGGAGCTGCCCGAGTTGGCCGCCAAGTGCTTCGCCGACCCGACCGGGCCGGTGGCCGCGGCGGCGCTGGCCATGCCCACGGACCCGGAGGCGGCGGCCGAGGCGATGATCGCCATCCACTGGGCGATGGGGGTGACCGGTAAGTACTGGTGGCCGATCCCGGACCGCGGGCTGAGCAAGCGCATCCATCGGGTCACCGCCCCGACGCTGGTGATCTGGGGCGAGCAGGACGCGCTGGTCGACCCCGCCTACGCGGCCGACTTCCAGCGCCTGATCCGCGACTGCCGGGTCGAGATGCTCTCGGCGGCGGCCCACGTGCCACAGCTCGAACGGCTCGACGCGGTCGCCCCACTGGTGGCCGAGTTCCTCGGCTGA
- a CDS encoding aspartate-semialdehyde dehydrogenase: MSNRKPTLAVIGATGAVGSVMLELLSTREDVWGEIRLIASARSAGKRLTVRGEEVEVQALTPECFDGVDIAMFDVPDEVSAQWAPIAADRGAIAVDNSGAFRMDPDVPLVVPEVNPAAARKRPRGIIANPNCTTLSMIVAIGALHAEFGLESLVVASYQAASGAGQAGIDALRDQLTKVAGSNLGTHPGDLRSAVGDFGPFPAPLALNVVPWAGSLKEDGWSSEEMKVRNESRKILGLPGLRVSATCVRVPVITTHSLAVHATFGHEVSQAKAQQILSDAPGVILVDDPAHGEFPTPADVVGTDPTWVGRVRRSLDDPHSLDLFLCGDNLRKGAALNTAQIAELVAAELTGG, encoded by the coding sequence GTGAGCAACAGGAAGCCCACCCTGGCCGTGATCGGCGCGACCGGTGCCGTCGGTTCGGTGATGCTCGAACTGCTCTCCACCCGCGAGGACGTCTGGGGCGAGATCCGGCTGATCGCCTCGGCGCGGTCGGCCGGCAAGCGCCTGACCGTCCGCGGCGAGGAGGTCGAGGTTCAGGCGCTGACGCCGGAATGCTTCGACGGCGTCGACATCGCGATGTTCGACGTGCCCGACGAGGTCTCCGCGCAGTGGGCGCCGATCGCGGCCGATCGCGGCGCGATCGCGGTCGACAACTCCGGGGCGTTCCGGATGGACCCGGACGTGCCGTTGGTCGTCCCCGAGGTGAACCCGGCGGCGGCCCGCAAGCGGCCCCGGGGGATCATCGCGAACCCGAACTGCACGACGCTGTCGATGATCGTCGCGATCGGCGCCCTGCACGCGGAGTTCGGGCTCGAGTCGTTGGTCGTGGCCTCCTACCAGGCCGCCTCCGGGGCCGGTCAGGCCGGCATCGACGCGCTGCGCGACCAGCTGACCAAGGTCGCCGGCTCGAACCTCGGCACCCACCCGGGCGATCTGCGCAGTGCTGTCGGCGACTTCGGGCCGTTCCCGGCGCCGCTGGCACTGAACGTGGTCCCGTGGGCCGGGTCGCTGAAGGAGGACGGCTGGTCCTCGGAGGAGATGAAGGTCCGCAACGAGTCCCGCAAGATCCTCGGCCTGCCCGGGCTGCGGGTCTCGGCGACCTGCGTGCGGGTCCCGGTCATCACCACGCACTCACTGGCCGTGCACGCGACATTCGGCCACGAGGTCTCGCAGGCCAAGGCCCAGCAGATCCTGTCCGACGCCCCCGGCGTGATCCTGGTCGACGACCCGGCCCACGGGGAGTTCCCGACCCCGGCCGACGTCGTCGGCACCGACCCGACCTGGGTCGGCCGGGTCCGTCGCTCGTTGGACGACCCACACTCCCTCGACCTGTTCCTCTGCGGCGACAACCTCCGTAAGGGCGCTGCGCTCAACACCGCCCAGATCGCCGAGCTGGTCGCCGCCGAGCTCACGGGCGGCTGA
- a CDS encoding DNA polymerase III subunit gamma and tau, which produces MTLALYRRYRPETFAEVIGQEHVTEPLQQAIRNGRVNHAYLFSGPRGCGKTTSARILARALNCEQGPTPTPCGQCQSCTDLARGGGGGLDVVEIDAASHGGVDDARDLRERASFAPAASRFKIYVIDEAHMVTTAGFNALLKVVEEPPEHLKFIFATTEPDKVLPTIRSRTHHYPFRLVPPGVLRDYLATLCEREKVDVEPTVLPLVVRAGAGSVRDSLSVLDQLIAGAGDEGLTLARATALLGYTDASLLDDVVDAFGERDGATVFRLVDRVIEAGHDPRRFVADLLDRLRDLVVLNAVADAPVDGLIDAPSDAIERMRAQAAVFGSAELSRAADLVSVGLTELRGATAPRLQLELICARVLLPGAGPVSDHAEARDLHARLDRIERRLAGAAAPVVAAAPVPPAAPSTEQLTPRQKAPVEPEIATEQEPAPPRPAPQEVPRPAAQEVPRPAAQEAPRPVAERPVALAPSPAASPQPPAAAQPGRGPDIDTVRRMWPDILNIVKTRRRYTWMLLTEGVAVIGLDGDMLTLAFADEGRRRNFLSGSHELLGEAIEEVLRTKWRVDAVHDPGRATAGRPPAGPEHSVAQRQDAPATRPAAAPTPVQAAPTQPAPPPKAAAPNVAAEHDESASADDESLDEGLTGKDLLIRELGASVLEEIDHE; this is translated from the coding sequence GTGACGCTGGCCCTGTACCGCCGGTATCGCCCGGAGACCTTCGCCGAGGTGATCGGGCAGGAGCACGTCACCGAGCCCTTGCAGCAGGCCATCCGCAACGGCCGCGTCAACCACGCCTACCTGTTCAGCGGCCCCCGCGGCTGCGGCAAGACCACCAGCGCCCGGATCCTGGCGCGGGCGTTGAACTGCGAGCAGGGCCCGACCCCGACTCCGTGCGGCCAGTGCCAGTCGTGCACCGATCTGGCGCGCGGCGGTGGGGGCGGCCTCGACGTCGTGGAGATCGACGCGGCCTCGCACGGCGGCGTCGACGACGCCCGCGACCTCCGGGAGCGCGCGTCCTTCGCCCCGGCCGCGTCCCGCTTCAAGATCTACGTGATCGACGAGGCCCACATGGTGACCACGGCGGGGTTCAACGCCCTGCTGAAGGTCGTCGAGGAGCCGCCGGAGCACCTCAAGTTCATCTTCGCCACCACCGAGCCGGACAAGGTGCTCCCGACGATCCGGTCGCGCACCCACCATTACCCGTTCCGGCTCGTGCCGCCGGGCGTGCTGCGCGATTACCTGGCGACGTTGTGCGAACGCGAGAAGGTCGATGTCGAGCCCACGGTGCTGCCGCTGGTCGTCCGCGCCGGTGCCGGGTCGGTGCGCGACAGCCTCTCGGTGCTCGATCAGCTGATCGCCGGGGCAGGAGACGAGGGGCTGACCCTGGCCCGGGCCACCGCACTGCTGGGCTACACCGACGCGTCCCTGCTGGACGACGTCGTCGACGCGTTCGGCGAGCGCGATGGGGCAACGGTGTTCCGGCTGGTCGACCGGGTCATCGAGGCCGGGCACGACCCGCGGCGGTTCGTGGCCGACCTGCTGGACCGGCTGCGCGACCTGGTCGTGCTCAACGCGGTGGCCGATGCGCCGGTCGACGGCCTGATCGACGCGCCGAGCGACGCCATCGAGCGGATGCGCGCGCAGGCGGCGGTCTTCGGGTCCGCGGAGCTGTCGCGAGCGGCCGACCTGGTCAGCGTCGGGTTGACCGAGCTGCGTGGGGCGACCGCCCCACGGCTGCAGCTGGAGCTGATCTGCGCCCGCGTGCTGCTGCCCGGCGCGGGCCCGGTCTCCGACCATGCCGAGGCCCGCGATCTGCACGCCCGGCTGGACCGCATCGAGCGGCGCCTGGCGGGCGCGGCCGCACCGGTGGTCGCCGCCGCGCCGGTCCCGCCGGCAGCGCCGTCCACCGAACAGCTGACGCCCCGTCAGAAGGCGCCCGTTGAGCCCGAAATCGCGACGGAGCAGGAGCCTGCGCCCCCGCGCCCGGCACCGCAGGAGGTTCCACGCCCGGCCGCGCAGGAGGTTCCACGCCCGGCCGCGCAGGAGGCTCCGCGGCCGGTCGCTGAGCGCCCGGTCGCGCTGGCACCTTCGCCCGCCGCTTCCCCGCAGCCGCCCGCCGCGGCGCAGCCCGGCCGGGGCCCGGACATCGACACCGTGCGGCGCATGTGGCCGGACATCTTGAACATCGTCAAGACCCGGCGCCGCTACACCTGGATGCTGCTCACCGAAGGTGTCGCGGTGATCGGCCTGGACGGCGACATGCTGACCCTGGCCTTCGCCGACGAGGGTCGGCGGCGCAACTTCCTGTCCGGCAGCCACGAACTGCTCGGCGAGGCCATCGAAGAGGTGCTGCGGACGAAGTGGCGGGTCGACGCCGTGCACGACCCGGGCCGCGCCACCGCCGGTCGGCCCCCCGCCGGCCCCGAGCATTCAGTTGCCCAGCGCCAGGACGCGCCCGCGACCCGCCCGGCTGCCGCGCCCACCCCGGTTCAGGCGGCCCCGACCCAGCCGGCCCCGCCGCCCAAAGCGGCGGCGCCCAACGTGGCCGCCGAGCACGACGAGTCGGCCTCGGCCGACGACGAGAGCCTCGACGAGGGCCTGACCGGCAAGGATCTGCTGATCCGCGAACTGGGCGCGAGCGTGCTCGAGGAGATCGATCACGAGTGA